Proteins encoded in a region of the Poecilia reticulata strain Guanapo linkage group LG14, Guppy_female_1.0+MT, whole genome shotgun sequence genome:
- the casr gene encoding extracellular calcium-sensing receptor: MRLFLCYLIVLGSNYVISTYGPHQRAQMTGDILLGGLFPMHFGVASKDQDLAARPESTQCVRFNFRGFRWLQAMIFAIEEINNSSILLPNITLGYRIFDTCNTVSKALEATLSFVAQNKIDSLNLDEFCNCTDHIPSTIAVVGAAGSAVSTAVANLLGLFYIPQISYASSSRLLSNKNQYKSFMRTIPTDEYQATAMADIIEYFQWNWVIAVASDDDYGRPGIEKFEKEMEERDICIHLNELISQYFEDYEIRALADRIENSTAKVIVVFAGGPDIEPLIKEMVRRNITDRTWLASEAWASSSLIAKPEYLDVVGGTIGFALRAGLIPGFREFLQQVQPKKDSHNEFVREFWEETFNCYLEHSPRLQESENGSTSFRPLCTGEEDITSVETPYLDYTHLRISYNAYVAVYSIAQALQDIFTCTPGRGLFANNSCADIRKIEAWQVLKQLRHLNYTNSMGEKMHFDENADLVANYTIINWQRSTEDGSVMFKEVGYYNIHAKKGGKLSIDKTKILWNGCDSEVPFSNCSEDCEPGTRKGIIDSMPTCCFECTDCSDGEYSNHRDASVCTKCPNNSWSNGNHTFCFLKEIEFLSWTEPFGIALAICAVVGVVLTTFVMGVFIRFRNTPIVKATNRELSYVLLFSLICCFSSSLVFIGEPQDWTCRLRQPAFGISFVLCISCILVKTNRVLLVFEAKIPTSLHRKWWGLNLQFLLVFLCTFVQVMICVVWLYNAPPSSYRNYDIDEIIFITCNEGSVMALGFLIGYTCLLAAICFFFAFKSRKLPENFTEAKFITFSMLIFFIVWISFIPAYFSTYGKFVSAVEVIAILASSFGQLACIFFNKVYIILLKPSRNTIEEVRCSTAAHAFKVAAKATLKHSTVSRKKSGSIGGSSASTPSSSISLKTNGNDCDTTSGRHRPRVSFGSGTVTLSLSFEESRRSSLM; the protein is encoded by the exons ATTCAATTTCCGAGGTTTTCGCTGGCTGCAGGCAATGATTTTTGCCATTGAGGAGATcaacaacagcagcattttACTGCCCAACATCACCCTGGGCTACAGGATCTTTGACACATGCAACACAGTGTCGAAAGCCTTGGAGGCTACCCTCAGTTTTGTGGCTCAAAACAAGATTGACTCCCTGAATTTAGACGAGTTTTGCAACTGCACTGATCACATCCCATCAACCATTGCAGTTGTAGGGGCTGCTGGATCTGCGGTCTCCACAGCAGTTGCCAACCTCCTTGGTCTCTTCTACATCCCTCAG ATCAGCTATGCTTCTTCCAGCCGACTCCTGAGCAACAAAAATCAGTACAAGTCTTTCATGAGAACCATTCCAACAGATGAATACCAGGCCACGGCCATGGCAGACATCATAGAGTACTTCCAGTGGAACTGGGTGATTGCTGTTGCTTCGGATGATGACTATGGGCGCCCAGGAatagaaaagtttgaaaaagaaatggaagagCGAGACATCTGCATTCATCTGAATGAACTTATTTCTCAGTACTTTGAGGATTATGAGATCCGAGCTCTGGCCGACAGAATCGAAAACTCCACAGCTAAagtaattgttgtttttgctggtGGCCCAGACATTGAGCCGTTAATCAAAGAGATGGTCAGGAGAAACATCACAGATCGCACCTGGCTAGCTAGTGAAGCATGGGCGAGCTCTTCTCTCATCGCTAAACCAGAATATTTAGACGTTGTTGGAGGAACTATTGGTTTTGCTTTAAGAGCAGGACTTATACCCGGCTTTAGGGAGTTCTTACAGCAGGTCCAGCCGAAGAAAGACAGCCATAATGAATTTGTCAGAGAGTTTTGGGAAGAAACCTTTAACTGTTACCTAGAACACAGCCCAAGACTTCAAGAAAGTGAGAATGGCAGCACTAGTTTCAGACCCTTGTGTACTGGTGAGGAAGATATTACAAGTGTTGAGACCCCATACTTGGACTACACACACCTTCGTATTTCCTATAATGCGTATGTAGCGGTTTATTCCATTGCACAGGCCCTGCAGGACATATTTACCTGCACACCTGGACGTGGACTTTTTGCAAACAATTCCTGTGCAGATATTAGGAAAATTGAAGCATGGCAG GTACTGAAACAGCTGAGACATTTGAACTACACCAACAGCATGGGTGAAAAGATGCACTTTGATGAAAATGCAGACCTGGTAGCAAACTATACCATTATAAACTGGCAGAGATCCACTGAAGACGGCTCCGTGATGTTTAAGGAAGTTGGATACTACAATATTCATGCGAAGAAGGGGGGCAAACTGTCCATTGACAAGACAAAGATTCTTTGGAATGGATGCGATTCAGAG GTGCCGTTCTCTAACTGCAGTGAGGACTGTGAACCTGGCACAAGAAAAGGAATCATTGACAGCATGCCCACATGCTGCTTTGAATGCACTGACTGTTCCGACGGAGAGTATAGTAATCACAGAG ATGCCAGCGTCTGCACCAAGTGTCCAAACAACTCTTGGTCCAATGGGAACCATACGTTCTGTTTCCTGAAAGAAATAGAGTTCCTCTCTTGGACAGAACCTTTTGGGATAGCTTTGGCCATATGTGCTGTGGTTGGTGTTGTCTTGACAACCTTTGTGATGGGAGTTTTTATCCGATTCCGCAATACCCCAATAGTGAAAGCCACCAACCGGGAACTGTCCTACGTCCTCCTGTTCTCACTaatctgctgcttctccagtTCTTTAGTCTTCATCGGAGAACCACAGGACTGGACATGTCGCTTAAGGCAGCCGGCCTTCGGGATCAGCTTTGTTCTCTGCATCTCCTGCATCCTTGTGAAAACTAACAGAGTGCTTTTAGTATTTGAGGCAAAGATCCCTACAAGTCTCCATCGTAAATGGTGGGGTTTGAATTTACAGTTTCTCCTGGTGTTTCTGTGCACATTTGTCCAAGTCATGATATGTGTGGTCTGGCTTTACAATGCCCCTCCTTCAAGCTACAGAAACTATGACATTGATGAGATCATTTTCATCACGTGCAATGAAGGTTCAGTGATGGCTCTTGGGTTTCTCATTGGATATACATGCTTGTTAGCAgccatttgtttcttttttgcatttaaatccAGAAAGCTTCCAGAAAATTTCACAGAGGCCAAGTTCATCACCTTTAGCatgctcattttcttcattgtttgGATCTCTTTTATCCCTGCGTACTTCAGTACATATGGCAAGTTTGTGTCAGCTGTGGAGGTCATTGCTATCCTGGCATCCAGCTTTGGACAACTAGcttgcattttctttaacaagGTGTACATCATCCTCCTCAAGCCATCCAGGAACACCATTGAAGAGGTACGATGCAGCACCGCTGCCCATGCTTTCAAAGTGGCCGCGAAAGCTACGCTAAAACACAGCACAGTTTCGAGGAAAAAATCAGGCAGCATTGGTGGGTCCTCTGCCTCAACTCCATCCTCATCCATCAGCCTCAAGACCAACGGCAATGACTGCGACACAACTTCAGGGAGGCACAGGCCGAGGGTGAGCTTCGGCAGTGGAACAGTCACTCTGTCGTTGAGCTTTGAGGAGTCAAGAAGGAGTTCTCTGATGTAA